A single window of Nicotiana sylvestris chromosome 5, ASM39365v2, whole genome shotgun sequence DNA harbors:
- the LOC138869426 gene encoding G2/mitotic-specific cyclin-2-like: MTAKGKNRKALGDIGNVGTDRRVEGKKPLPQKHVVVDVKGANIAKVTVRKPAQTKATIKPNPEEIIEISHITREKNKGEDAKEEG, from the exons ATGACAGCAAAAGGGAAAAATAGGAAGGCGCTTGGCGATATTGGTAATGTGGGTACAGATCGTAGGGTCGAAGGAAAAAAGCcacttcctcag AAACATGTGGTTGTTGATGTAAAAGGAGCAAATATTGCTAAAGTAACAGTAAGGAAACCAGCTCAAACGAAAGCCACAATTAAGCCAAATCCTGAGGAGATAATTGAAATTAGTCATATCACTCGAGAAAAAAATAAAGGAGAAGATGCAAAGGAAGAAGGCTGA